In Eleginops maclovinus isolate JMC-PN-2008 ecotype Puerto Natales chromosome 10, JC_Emac_rtc_rv5, whole genome shotgun sequence, the following proteins share a genomic window:
- the vstm4b gene encoding V-set and transmembrane domain-containing protein 4 — MKISSVVFALLTRALLGDLCRAINVTITPYPFTVAQEGQNITLSCVVSQRKRNAALPVVKWTFLPEGTDRPEDELLIARVNMRKARFYGNYTKSFPWPKLKLTVVKQGKIFDLVILNVSEGDRGLYMCRVQEFRKHQDRWKAASNCTTATELRVHVLPATKAKESLWSLFEDVYLCAVLICSVGLLCMCMFTVTVTCQFIQRKQRLKDNYLLVKSPQNSSGETVTSMVNMSPALPKKERRYRKKRSRDYQDEIPPEIPAKAPIGDKTRKPKLLKPQPRKVVLPKIVEENLTYAELDLVKPIPEPKASCSGTVYAQILFGEQQL; from the exons ATGAAGATCTCCTCTGTGGTCTTCGCTCTCCTCACTCGAGCTCTGCTTGGAG ATTTGTGTCGGGCCATTAACGTCACCATCACCCCTTACCCCTTCACGGTGGCCCAGGAGGGTCAGAACATCACGCTGTCCTGCGTCGTGTCCCAGCGGAAACGGAACGCCGCTCTCCCGGTGGTGAAATGGACCTTCCTGCCCGAGGGCACGGACCGACCCGAGGACGAGCTCCTCATCGCCCGGGTCAACATGAGGAAGGCGCGCTTCTATGGGAACTACACGAAGAGCTTCCCGTGGCCCAAGCTGAAGCTGACGGTGGTGAAGCAGGGCAAGATCTTTGACCTGGTGATCTTGAACGTGTCCGAGGGGGATCGAGGGCTCTACATGTGCCGGGTGCAGGAGTTTAGAAAGCACCAGGACCGCTGGAAGGCCGCATCGAACTGCACCACTGCCACGGAGCTCAGAG TGCATGTCCTACCGGCCACCAAAGCCAAAGAAAGCCTGTGGAGCTTGTTTGAAG acgTGTACCTGTGTGCAGTGCTCATCTGCTCGGTTGGTTTgctgtgtatgtgcatgttcaCGGTGACAGTAACCTGCCAGTTCATACAGAGGAAGCAGAGGTTAAAAG ATAATTACCTCTTGGTCAAAAGCCCTCAGAACAG CTCAGGAGAGACCGTCACCAGCATGGTCAATATGTCTCCTGCCCTGCCTAAGAAAGAGAGGAGGTACAGGAAGAAAAGGAGCAGGGACTACCAGGACGAGATACCTCCAGAGATACCAGCAAAAG CTCCCATTGGAGACAAAACACGGAAACCTAAACTTTTAAAACCACAACCGAGAAAAGTAGTGCTG CCGAAGATAGTGGAGGAGAATCTGACCTACGCAGAGCTGGATCTCGTGAAGCCAATTCCTGAACCCAAGGCGTCGTGCAGCGGCACCGTGTACGCTCAGATCCTGTTCGGGGAGCAGCAGctatga